Proteins from a single region of Belliella baltica DSM 15883:
- a CDS encoding pseudouridine synthase: protein MKKDNNRNQGSNRDSKPSKPYNKEGRSDREKDFSKDSDFKKSRSKDDFKTERGSKSSFKKSDGPYEKKFSPIRKSKEDAAKSSSAKKDEFSLEGYPKKKYTPKPQEGRNNPSYGKTSSRSKTSGPKLNSGEFKTVYKGRGKDERPVFETVKKSDVDKKLAARKKSQKSKFHEAPAEPRPEYNFDRIEKKLNKNQDDDEIRLNKYISNSGICSRREADTLIQNGDIRVNGETIMEMGYKVQRADVVTYKGKNINPEKPVYLLLNKPKDFITTTDDPMERKTVMELVGNACKERIFPVGRLDRNTTGLLLFTNDGELAAKLSHPSNEIKKIYQVTLDKPLTKADEETILEGFALEDGDVKVDDMQVLSKDKTILGLEIHVGRNRIVRRIFAHFGYEVIALDRVTYAGLDKKDLPRGKYRFLTEKEVINLKYFK, encoded by the coding sequence ATGAAAAAAGATAATAATAGAAATCAAGGGTCTAATAGAGATTCTAAACCAAGTAAGCCTTACAACAAAGAAGGTAGAAGTGACAGAGAAAAAGATTTTTCAAAGGATTCAGACTTTAAGAAATCCAGATCAAAAGATGATTTTAAAACTGAAAGAGGATCTAAATCAAGTTTTAAAAAATCAGATGGACCTTACGAAAAGAAATTTTCTCCCATAAGAAAATCAAAAGAAGATGCTGCCAAGTCAAGTTCAGCCAAAAAGGATGAATTCAGCTTAGAAGGTTATCCAAAAAAGAAATATACTCCAAAACCACAAGAAGGGAGAAATAATCCATCCTATGGGAAAACTAGTTCAAGATCTAAAACCTCGGGCCCTAAATTAAATTCAGGTGAATTTAAGACAGTTTATAAAGGGAGAGGAAAAGATGAAAGGCCTGTTTTTGAAACGGTGAAGAAGTCTGATGTTGATAAGAAATTGGCTGCTAGAAAAAAGTCTCAGAAATCTAAGTTTCATGAAGCTCCAGCTGAACCCAGACCTGAATATAATTTTGATAGAATTGAGAAAAAACTCAATAAAAATCAGGATGATGACGAAATTAGATTGAATAAATATATTTCTAATTCTGGAATCTGTTCAAGAAGAGAAGCTGATACTTTAATCCAAAATGGAGATATCAGAGTGAATGGAGAAACGATCATGGAAATGGGCTATAAAGTTCAAAGAGCTGATGTGGTCACTTACAAGGGGAAAAATATCAATCCTGAAAAGCCAGTTTATTTGCTCTTGAACAAGCCAAAGGATTTCATCACTACAACTGATGACCCAATGGAAAGAAAGACCGTGATGGAGCTCGTAGGCAATGCTTGTAAAGAGCGCATATTTCCTGTTGGTAGATTGGATAGAAATACTACAGGGTTATTGCTATTTACCAATGATGGGGAATTGGCTGCTAAGCTCTCGCATCCTTCCAATGAAATTAAGAAGATTTACCAAGTAACTTTGGATAAGCCGCTGACCAAAGCTGATGAAGAGACAATTCTTGAAGGCTTTGCATTGGAAGATGGCGATGTGAAAGTGGATGATATGCAAGTGCTTTCAAAAGACAAAACTATTTTAGGTTTAGAAATTCATGTTGGGAGAAATAGAATTGTAAGAAGAATTTTTGCACATTTTGGATATGAAGTGATTGCACTAGACCGTGTTACTTATGCTGGTCTTGACAAAAAAGATCTTCCAAGAGGAAAATACAGATTCCTTACCGAAAAGGAAGTGATCAACTTGAAATATTTCAAATAA
- the murQ gene encoding N-acetylmuramic acid 6-phosphate etherase: MNTTESNSLYNNLEKLDIATLLMNINQEDHKVAVAVEKALPLIIALVEQIVPRMEQGGRLFYIGAGTSGRLGILDASECPPTFGVSYDRVIGIIAGGDKAIRKAVENAEDDQNQAWKDICAYGFHASDIVIGIAASGTTPYVIGGVKQAKGINLLTACITCNADTPLAHEVDFPIEVIVGPEFVTGSTRMKAGTAQKLVLNMISTSVMIKLGRVKGNKMVDMQLSNEKLVKRGTRMIAEATGLKEEESKNLLLKHGSVRAAIKAFYQK; encoded by the coding sequence ATGAACACCACAGAAAGTAATTCTCTATATAACAATCTCGAGAAATTAGATATTGCCACTTTATTGATGAATATTAATCAAGAAGATCATAAAGTTGCTGTTGCGGTAGAGAAAGCTCTACCTTTGATTATTGCTCTTGTAGAGCAAATCGTCCCAAGGATGGAGCAAGGAGGAAGACTTTTTTATATTGGAGCTGGGACAAGTGGAAGACTTGGGATTTTGGATGCTTCAGAGTGTCCTCCTACCTTTGGAGTGTCTTATGATCGCGTGATTGGGATTATAGCTGGTGGTGATAAAGCCATTAGAAAGGCAGTAGAAAATGCTGAAGATGATCAAAATCAAGCTTGGAAAGACATTTGTGCGTATGGATTTCATGCCAGTGATATCGTGATTGGTATTGCCGCCTCTGGAACCACCCCTTATGTCATTGGTGGAGTAAAACAAGCCAAAGGAATAAACTTGTTGACTGCATGTATTACTTGCAATGCCGATACACCATTAGCTCATGAAGTTGACTTTCCAATTGAAGTGATTGTAGGTCCAGAGTTTGTCACAGGAAGTACTCGGATGAAAGCAGGAACAGCTCAAAAATTGGTGCTGAACATGATTTCAACATCGGTAATGATTAAGCTTGGTCGTGTGAAAGGGAATAAGATGGTTGATATGCAATTGTCTAATGAAAAACTTGTCAAAAGGGGTACAAGGATGATAGCCGAAGCAACTGGGTTGAAAGAAGAAGAGTCCAAAAATCTTCTTTTGAAACATGGGTCTGTCAGGGCAGCAATCAAAGCTTTTTATCAGAAATAA